In a genomic window of Virgibacillus sp. SK37:
- a CDS encoding APC family permease produces MDQRTIGLQEGVALYIATILGSGVLFLTGVTASLAGPASLLSWTIVILLSFPLAYSFACLARKYPDAGGAATFVRKSFGFHSGNMVGWFYFVTAAVGQTIVSLTGAFYFSQAFDLSDFSRVWIAILILVIAGLANYNGMKVSGKVAFIFSTALFLLLILTVVASLPYIDLAHFQPIAPNGWYSVGTAITVIFWAFFGWEAICNLAPYFKRPDKIIVRSTMISAVIVGILYLALSFVTIATHTYGSLQHNLSPIGVLMGETIGVEAQLITAVVAVLICIGTSNAFVASLTQLGYSLSRDGAFPKILSVVHARAQVPRRMVAFVILFAIGGVLITEILNITFQDLLFIPTSLGIFVYIFSMAAGVKLLTNRSLAWWSSLLSLLLCIGVLPFFELFIFVPVIVIVIYAMYMTYRKATNRS; encoded by the coding sequence ATGGATCAACGTACTATTGGTTTACAAGAAGGAGTCGCACTATATATTGCTACAATATTGGGATCGGGTGTTTTATTTTTGACAGGTGTGACGGCTTCTCTTGCAGGACCAGCATCGTTACTGTCATGGACAATTGTGATTTTACTTAGTTTTCCTCTGGCTTATTCATTTGCATGTCTAGCCAGGAAATACCCTGATGCTGGAGGTGCAGCAACATTTGTAAGAAAATCATTCGGATTTCATTCTGGAAATATGGTTGGCTGGTTCTATTTTGTAACTGCTGCTGTCGGACAAACGATTGTATCTTTGACAGGTGCATTTTATTTTAGTCAGGCATTTGATCTTTCTGATTTTTCGAGGGTATGGATCGCCATTTTGATCTTGGTAATTGCTGGTCTTGCCAACTATAATGGAATGAAAGTAAGCGGAAAAGTTGCATTTATATTCAGTACAGCTTTATTTCTACTACTTATTCTAACTGTTGTCGCTTCTCTTCCCTATATAGATTTAGCCCATTTTCAGCCGATTGCTCCAAATGGATGGTATTCGGTGGGAACTGCAATAACAGTCATTTTTTGGGCGTTTTTCGGATGGGAGGCTATTTGCAATCTTGCTCCTTATTTTAAACGTCCGGATAAAATCATTGTGAGAAGTACGATGATAAGTGCCGTTATTGTAGGCATTCTCTATTTGGCATTAAGTTTTGTTACTATCGCTACACATACGTATGGAAGTCTTCAACATAATCTTTCGCCAATTGGCGTGTTGATGGGTGAAACTATCGGAGTGGAGGCACAGCTTATTACAGCTGTGGTGGCAGTCCTCATTTGTATTGGAACCTCTAATGCATTTGTAGCAAGTTTGACTCAATTGGGGTATTCGTTAAGCAGAGATGGTGCGTTTCCAAAGATATTATCTGTCGTGCATGCTCGTGCCCAAGTGCCGAGAAGAATGGTAGCCTTTGTGATATTATTTGCTATAGGAGGCGTGTTGATCACGGAGATTTTGAACATAACGTTTCAGGACCTGCTCTTTATTCCTACTTCACTTGGAATCTTTGTTTATATTTTTTCTATGGCAGCTGGTGTAAAACTCCTTACAAATCGCAGCCTTGCTTGGTGGTCTTCTTTATTATCACTACTTCTATGTATAGGTGTGCTGCCGTTCTTTGAGTTGTTCATTTTTGTCCCAGTGATTGTTATTGTTATTTATGCAATGTATATGACTTATAGGAAAGCAACAAATAGAAGCTAA
- a CDS encoding bifunctional transcriptional activator/DNA repair enzyme AdaA, whose protein sequence is MKAALTKAHMWKAAVDCDHKYDGEFFYAVKTTGIFCRPSCKSKTPNYENICFFPNAEEARKEGFRPCKRCRPDLLEHTYDPHLEFIEDTKKYLQENYASNITIAQLAMHVGVSQYYLSRTFKEKTGYTPQMYLSTLRIQKAQELLVTTKENSTEICFQVGYQNFSSFYKQFKKICGCSPRCFRTEKGRKGN, encoded by the coding sequence ATGAAAGCTGCACTGACGAAAGCTCATATGTGGAAAGCAGCAGTGGATTGTGATCATAAATATGACGGTGAATTTTTCTATGCAGTAAAAACAACTGGTATCTTTTGTCGGCCATCATGCAAATCAAAGACTCCAAATTATGAAAATATATGCTTCTTTCCCAATGCGGAAGAAGCTAGAAAAGAAGGCTTCCGTCCATGTAAAAGGTGTCGGCCTGATTTGCTGGAGCATACATATGATCCACATCTGGAATTTATAGAAGATACGAAGAAGTATTTACAAGAGAACTATGCCAGTAACATAACGATAGCCCAGCTAGCAATGCATGTTGGTGTTAGTCAATATTATTTAAGTCGGACGTTTAAAGAAAAGACAGGCTACACACCACAGATGTACCTCTCCACCCTCAGAATTCAAAAAGCCCAGGAATTATTAGTAACTACGAAAGAAAATAGCACCGAAATTTGTTTTCAAGTCGGATATCAGAATTTTTCCAGCTTTTATAAGCAATTTAAAAAGATATGTGGCTGTTCCCCACGATGTTTTAGAACGGAAAAAGGGAGGAAGGGCAATTGA
- a CDS encoding methylated-DNA--[protein]-cysteine S-methyltransferase, producing MKRIYWSNRTYESWTLYLAATENGLCYVGFNVQGLMDWVKAKLSAYQIEQRDEEIQPYAKELELYLKGERTFFTFASDMHGTKFQLAVWREIRNIPYGQTKTYSEIANQLQKPTAIRATAAAIGANPLLFVVPCHRVIGKNGQLTGYRGGLERKRQLVLMESMQD from the coding sequence TTGAAAAGAATTTATTGGAGCAATAGGACATATGAAAGCTGGACCTTGTATCTTGCAGCTACTGAAAATGGCCTTTGCTATGTTGGCTTTAATGTTCAAGGATTAATGGATTGGGTGAAAGCAAAATTGTCAGCATATCAAATCGAACAAAGAGATGAGGAAATTCAACCATATGCCAAAGAGCTTGAATTATATCTTAAAGGAGAAAGGACCTTTTTTACATTTGCTTCCGATATGCATGGAACCAAATTCCAATTAGCTGTTTGGAGGGAAATAAGAAACATCCCCTATGGACAAACAAAAACCTATTCCGAAATTGCAAATCAGCTCCAAAAGCCAACAGCTATTCGTGCAACTGCAGCTGCGATAGGTGCAAACCCGCTACTATTTGTTGTTCCTTGTCATCGGGTTATTGGTAAAAACGGACAATTGACTGGATATAGAGGAGGACTAGAACGAAAGAGGCAATTAGTACTAATGGAGAGTATGCAGGACTAG